One segment of Scomber scombrus chromosome 3, fScoSco1.1, whole genome shotgun sequence DNA contains the following:
- the strip1 gene encoding striatin-interacting protein 1 homolog, producing MDVGGNGGGLPVNNKQRAMLPNKSRGEFTRNPRKDSEGLSESPDLEFEYADTDKWAAELSELYSYTEGPEFALNRKCFEEEFRAQVSDKKWTELDAAQHRAHAMRMLDGLEVIAREKRLKVARAILYMAQGTFGECSSEAEVQHWMRYNVFLLLDVGTFSALVELLNMEIDNSAACSSAVRKPAISLADSTDLRVLLNIMYLMVETIQQEDPADRPEWRVIRETVRAELGSPLFNNEPISVMLFGMVTKFCSGHAPHFPMKKVLLLLWKSILFTLGGFEQLQSIKVHKRVELGLPPLPEDSIRVIRSMRAASPPASASDLIEQQQKRARREHKALIKQDNLDAFNEKDPYKADDAREDEDDNDDNDNSIEAETFPLERDEVMPPPIPHPPSERVSFPKGLPWAPKVREKDIENFLESSRSKFIGYTLGNDTDTVVGLPRPIHESIKTLKQHKYVSIAEIQISKEEEFQKTPLSGGEEEVEMCSTELLYQGILPSLPQYMIALLKILLAAAPTSKAKTDSINILADVLPEEMPTTVLQSMKLGVDVNRHKEIIVKAISAILLLLLKHFKLNHIYQFEYMAQHLVFANCIPLILKFFNQNIMSYITAKNSISVLDFPHCVVHELPELTAESLEAGDNNQFCWRNLFSCINLLRILNKLTKWKHSRTMMLVVFKSAPILKRALKVKQAMMQLYVLKLLKVQTKYLGRQWRKSNMKTMSAIYQKVRHRLNDDWAYGNDLDARPWDFQAEECALRANIERFNSRRYDKTHSNPDFLPVDNCLQSVLGQRVDLPEDFQMNYDLWLEREVFSKPISWEELLQ from the exons ATGGACGTCGGTGGAAACGGTGGAGGGCTACCTGTAAACAATAAACAGAGAGCTATGCTGCCCAATAAAAGCAGGGGCGAATTTACCCGCAACCCAAGAAAAGACTCAGAG GGGCTGTCTGAGTCTCCAGACCTCGAGTTTGAATATGCAGATACAGACAAGTGGGCCGCAGAGCTTTCAG AGCTTTACAGTTATACTGAAGGACCTGAGTTTGCTCTTAATAGGAAATGCTTTGAGGAGGAATTCAGAGCACAGG TGTCTGATAAGAAGTGGACAGAGCTCGATGCAGCTCAGCACAGAGCTCACGCCATGCGCATGCTGGACGGTCTGGAGGTGATTGCCCGGGAGAAGAGGTTGAAGGTTGCCAGGGCAATTCTTTACATGGCTCAGG GAACCTTTGGCGAGTGCAGCTCAGAGGCGGAGGTGCAGCACTGGATGAGATACAACGTCTTCCTGCTGCTGGATGTGGGGACGTTCTCTGCTCTGGTTGAACTGCTCAACATGGAGATTGA TAACAGTGCTGCATGTAGCAGTGCTGTCAGGAAACCAGCTATCTCCCTTGCTGATAGCACAGATCTCAGGGTGCTGCTTAACATAATGTACCTGATGGTTGAAACGATCCAGCAGGAGGACCCAGCTGACAGGCCTGAGTGGAGAGTCATCAGGGAAACCGTCAGAGCAGAACTGG GATCTCCGCTGTTCAACAACGAGCCCATTTCCGTCATGCTCTTTGGTATGGTTACCAAGTTCTGCAGCGGCCATGCCCCCCACTTCCCAATGAAGAAAGTGTTATTGCTGTTGTGGAAGAGCATACtg TTCACACTCGGAGGGTTTGAGCAGCTCCAAAGCATAAAGGTTCATAAACGCGTGGAGCTGGGTCTTCCCCCTCTCCCAGAGGACAGCATCCGAGTGATACGCAGCATGAGGGCCGCTTCCCCTCCTGCATCTGCATCCGACCTCATAGAGCAGCAACAAAAACGGGCACGCCGTGAACACAAG GCGCTGATTAAACAGGACAATCTGGATGCATTCAATGAAAAGGACCCCTACAAGGCTGATGATGCTCGTGAGGATGAAGATGACAATGACGACAATGACAACTCTATAGAGGCAGAGACTTTCCCACTAGAAAGGGATGAAGTGATGCCTCCACCTATTCCTCACCCGCCATCAGAGAGGGTGTCCTTCCCCAAAGGCCTGCCGTGGGCTCCTAAAGTCAG GGAAAAGGACATTGAAAATTTCTTGGAATCAAGCAGAAGTAAATTTATTGGTTACACACTTGGAAA TGATACAGATACAGTTGTCGGCTTGCCCAGGCCAATTCATGAGAGCATCAAGACGTTAAAGCAG CATAAGTATGTGTCCATAGCTGAGATTCAGATTTCAAAGGAGGAGGAGTTTCAGAAAACCCCTCTGTCTGGG ggtGAAGAGGAAGTGGAGATGTGCTCCACTGAGCTGCTCTATCAGGGAATTCTGCCCAGTTTACCTCAATATATG ATTGCTCTGCTGAAGATCCTACTCGCAGCAGCTCCGACCTCCAAAGCCAAGACAGATTCCATCAACATCCTGGCAGACGTGCTGCCGGAGGAGATGCC gacTACAGTGTTGCAAAGCATGAAACTCGGTGTTGATGTCAATCGACACAAAGAGATCATCGTGAAGGCGATCTCtgccatcctgctgctgcttctgaaACACTTCAAACTGAACCACATCTACCAG TTTGAGTACATGGCTCAACATCTGGTGTTTGCCAATTGCATCCCGCTCATTCTCAAGTTCTTCAACCAGAACATCATGTCGTACATCACAGCTAAAAATAG CATCTCAGTACTCGACTTTCCTCACTGTGTGGTGCACGAGCTCCCTGAGTTAACTGCAGAAAGTTTG GAAGCAGGTGACAACAATCAGTTTTGCTGGAGGAATCTGTTTTCCTGCATTAACCTGCTGAGGATCCTCAACAAACTAACCAAGTGGAAACACTCCAGAACGATG ATGCTGGTGGTGTTTAAGTCAGCTCCCATCCTGAAGAGAGCACTGAAGGTCAAGCAGGCCATGATGCAGCTCTACGTCCTCAAACTTCTCAAAGTGCAAACCAAATACCTGGGACGCCAGTGGAGGAAGAGCAACATGAAGACCATGTCTGCCATCTACCAGAAGGTGCGACATCGGCTCAACGATGACTGGGCTTACGGAAACG ATCTGGATGCTCGTCCTTGGGACTTCCAGGCAGAGGAGTGTGCTCTGCGGGCCAACATCGAACGCTTCAACAGCCGCCGCTACGACAAAACCCACAGTAATCCGGACTTCCTGCCTGTGGACAACTGTCTGCAGAGTGTTCTGGGACAGCGGGTGGACCTGCCAGAGGACTTCCAAATGAACTACGACCTCTGGCTGGAGCGCGAGGTCTTCTCCAAACCTATTTCCTGGGAGGAACTGCTACAGTGA
- the LOC133977459 gene encoding S-adenosylhomocysteine hydrolase-like protein 1, whose protein sequence is MSEPAGEAKLEVKQASKEVKESENVAEKYSAMTVSKNSEMTMGELSTAFSAVPTHKPVKKQIQFVEEKQEFSRFPTKAGRRSLSRSVSQSSTDSYSSAASYTDSSDDETSPRDKTQVNSKGSSDFCVKNIKQAEFGRREIEIAEQDMSALISLRKRAQSEKPLAGAKIVGCTHITAQTAVLIETLVALGAQCRWTACNIYSTQNEVAAALSELGVAVFAWKGESEDDFWWCIDRCVNNEGWQPNMILDDGGDLTHWMYKKYPNVFKKIRGIVEESVTGVHRLYQLSKAGKLCVPAMNVNDSVTKQKFDNLYCCRESILDGLKRTTDVMFGGKQVVVCGYGEVGKGCCAALKALGSIVYVTEIDPICALQACMDGFRVVKLNEVIRQVDVIITCTGNKNVVCRDQLDRMKNGSIVCNMGHSNTEIDVASLRTPELTWERVRSQVDHVIWPDGKRVILLAEGRLLNLSCSTVPTFVLSITATTQALALIELYNAPEGRYKQDVYLLPKKMDEYVASLHLATFDAHLTELSDEQAKYLGLNKNGPFKPNYYRY, encoded by the exons ATGTCAGAGCCGGCCGGGGAGGCGAAGTTAGAGGTGAAACAGGCGAGCAAAGAGGTGAAAGAGAGCGAAAACGTAGCGGAaaaatattcagccatgaccGTAAGCAAGAACAGCGAGATGACCATGGGAGAGCTGTCGACCGCTTTCAGCGCTGTGCCCACTCACAAGCCCGTTAAAAAG CAAATCCAGTTTGTGGAAGAAAAGCAGGAGTTCAGCAGGTTCCCCACCAAGGCAGGCCGTCGCTCCCTGTCCCGCTCCGTCTCTCAGTCGTCCACAGACAGCTACAGCTCCG CTGCGTCCTATACGGACAGCTCCGATGATGAGACATCACCACGGGACAAAACACAGGTCAACTCCAAGGGCAGCAGCGACTTCTGTGTCAAGAACATCAAACAAGCTGAGTTTGGGAGACGTGAGATTGAGATAGCAGAGCAAG aTATGTCTGCTCTGATCTCACTCAGGAAGAGAGCACAGAGTGAGAAACCACTCGCAGGTGCCAAAATTGTGGGCTGCACTCACATCACTGCACAGACCGCA GTGCTGATTGAGACTCTGGTGGCTCTTGGGGCTCAGTGCCGCTGGACTGCATGTAACATCTACTCTACACAGAACGAGGTGGCTGCTGCTCTGTCGGAGTTAG gTGTGGCTGTGTTTGCCTGGAAGGGCGAGTCTGAGGATGACTTCTGGTGGTGTATTGACCGCTGTGTCAACAATGAGGGTTGGCAGCCCAACATG ATCCTTGATGATGGAGGAGACTTGACACACTGGATGTACAAAAAATACCCAAATGTATTCAAGAAGATCAGGGGCATTGTGGAGGAGAGTGTCACTGGGGTTCACAG GTTGTATCAGCTCTCTAAAGCTGGAAAACTGTGCGTACCAGCTATGAATGTAAATGACTCCGTGACAAAGCAGAAGTTTGACAACCTGTACTGCTGCAGAGAGTCGATCTTGGACGG CTTGAAGAGAACCACAGATGTCATGTTCGGAGGCAAACAGGTGGTGGTATGTGGGTACGGCGAG GTTGGAAAAGGTTGTTGTGCTGCTCTGAAAGCTCTGGGATCCATTGTCTATGTTACAGAGATTGATCCCATTTGTGCCCTGCAGGCCtg CATGGACGGATTCAGGGTTGTGAAGCTAAATGAAGTCATTCGCCAGGTTGATGTCATCATCACGTGCACTG GGAACAAGAATGTGGTGTGCAGAGACCAACTGGACCGAATGAAAAATGGCTCTATTGTCTGCAACATGGGTCACTCCAATACAGAGATTGATGTG GCAAGTCTTCGGACCCCTGAGCTGACCTGGGAGAGAGTGCGCTCTCAGGTGGATCACGTAATTTGGCCCGATGGCAAGAGAGTTATCCTTCTGGCTGAG GGACGTCTCCTGAACCTCAGCTGCTCCACTGTTCCTACCTTTGTCCTGTCCATCACAGCCACCACTCAG GCCTTGGCCCTTATAGAGCTGTACAATGCCCCTGAAGGACGATACAAGCAGGATGTTTACCTGCTTCCCAAGAAGATGG ATGAATATGTCGCCAGTCTGCATCTGGCTACTTTTGATGCCCACCTGACAGAACTTAGCGATGAGCAGGCAAAATACCTGGGCCTAAACAAGAATGGTCCTTTTAAACCAAACTACTACAG GTATTAG